The window GGTGACGGCCGTCGCGGTGCCGCGCTGGATCAGCATGTAGAGCAGCGAACTGCCGCCCAGCGACAGCGCCAGCACGGACCAGGCCATCGCGCCGCCGGAATACAGGTTCCACTGGATGCTGTCGGATTCCAAGGCTGCAAAGGGGAGCGTGACGAGCAGCGCCGCCGCAAGCTGGATCGCACCCGCAATGCGGACGTCGCAGGGCGCGACGAAGCGCTTCTGGTACAGCGTTCCCGCGGTGATGGAAAAGAGCGCCATCAGTGCCAGCCCCATGGTCATCGCGCTCACTTCGCTGCCCTGCCCGAGCTTGCGCAGTACCACCAGCACGAGGCCGGCAAAGCCCAGTGCGAGGCCGGCCCACTGGCGGCGCGAGATCGCACCGCCGCGCATCGACAGCCAGACGGCCGTGAGCACAGGCTGGACGCCGACCAGCAAGGCGACCAGCCCCGAACCCATGCCGGCCCGGACGGCCGCCCACACCCCGCCGAGGTAGCCCGCCTGCATCAGGATGCCGGTGATGGCCAGATGCCCCCACTGCGCGCGCCCGAGCGGCCAGCGCACGCGCGCCGCCCACACCCAGGCGAGGAAACAGAGCACCGACAGCGCATAGCGCACCGCCAGGAACTTGAGCGGCGGGGCATAGGGCATGCCGTAGCGCGCCACGATGAAACCGGTGCTCCAGATCAGCACGAAGATCGCGGGCATGGCCCGTACCCACCCCGACGCAGGCGCCGCGGCCACGGTCATTTGGCGCGGGCCCGGATCTCCGGAATGGCCTTCTGCAGGTAATAGACCATTGACCAGACCGTGAGCACGGCCGAGATCCAGATCAGCCATTGGCCCCAGGTGCCGGTGTCGATCACGCCGAACAGGACGCCATCGAATAGCAGGAAGGGGATCGCAACCATCTGCACCACCGTCTTGACCTTGCCGATCATGTGGACGGCAACGCTCTTGGCGGCGCCGATCTGCGCCATCCATTCGCGCAGGGCAGAAATTGCAATCTCGCGGCCGATGATGATGAGGGCCACGAACACGTCGGCGCGGTTCAGGTGCACCAGCACCAGCAGCGAGGCACACACGAGGAACTTGTCGGCCACGGGATCGAGAAACGCGCCGAAGGCCGAGGTCTGGTTGAGCCGCCGCGCGAGGAAGCCGTCGAGCCAGTCGGTGGCGGCGAACACGATGAACAGCACCGTGGCCACGATGTTGCGCATCGGCTCGCTCAGGGGAAGATAGAACACCCCGACGATCAGCGGGATCGCGACGATGCGCGTCCACGTCATGATGGTGGGCAGGGTCCAGAACATGGCGACGAGTATATGGCTCGCCTCCTGCCTGCCCGCTTCAAGGGCCTAGTGCAAGGCCCGGTAGATTTCCTCCGCCAGTTCGAAGGCAATGCCGTCGACCGAGGCAATGTCTTCGACGCTTGCCGCTGCTACCCCGCGGATGCCGCCGAAGCGCTGCAACAGCCGCGCCCGTCGCTTGGGACCGATGCCCGGGATGTCCTCGAGCTGGCTGCCGCCGACCCGCACCTTGGCACGCTTCGCACGCATGCCGGTGATGGCGAAGCGGTGCGCCTCGTCGCGGATCTGTGCGACGAGCATCAGGGCCGCCGAGTCGCGGCCGAGATACACCTTGTCGCGGCCATCGGCGAATACCAGTTCCTCCAG is drawn from Variovorax sp. PBS-H4 and contains these coding sequences:
- a CDS encoding DMT family transporter — its product is MTVAAAPASGWVRAMPAIFVLIWSTGFIVARYGMPYAPPLKFLAVRYALSVLCFLAWVWAARVRWPLGRAQWGHLAITGILMQAGYLGGVWAAVRAGMGSGLVALLVGVQPVLTAVWLSMRGGAISRRQWAGLALGFAGLVLVVLRKLGQGSEVSAMTMGLALMALFSITAGTLYQKRFVAPCDVRIAGAIQLAAALLVTLPFAALESDSIQWNLYSGGAMAWSVLALSLGGSSLLYMLIQRGTATAVTSLLYLVPPCTALMAWLLFAEPITVATLAGIAMTAAGVSLVVRGER
- the pgsA gene encoding CDP-diacylglycerol--glycerol-3-phosphate 3-phosphatidyltransferase, with protein sequence MFWTLPTIMTWTRIVAIPLIVGVFYLPLSEPMRNIVATVLFIVFAATDWLDGFLARRLNQTSAFGAFLDPVADKFLVCASLLVLVHLNRADVFVALIIIGREIAISALREWMAQIGAAKSVAVHMIGKVKTVVQMVAIPFLLFDGVLFGVIDTGTWGQWLIWISAVLTVWSMVYYLQKAIPEIRARAK